The proteins below come from a single Paenarthrobacter ureafaciens genomic window:
- a CDS encoding LysR family transcriptional regulator — translation MLVERIVMELRQLRYFLVVADELHFGRAAERLHLTQPPLTVAIRRLEKELGVQLFDRTTRKVTLTAAGEAFKGRIRGAVTELDEAAGDVASVAAGLSGRLRVGFVSSASYTTIPEAIGAFRKRRPRVELVLSPLTSGEQIEQLLDGELDLGLVRDPGDVPGLTMELVAAEDLVAVLPEAHPLATRTEIRPQDLKGEPMILFPYRLMPGFVARVLGLFDQVGTPPRVVQQAIHQETVLGLVAAGLGLSILPSSVRRFQMPGLMTRPITGHPQTALYTVRGGSPSPAAYEFLACLRGPDRG, via the coding sequence ATGCTCGTCGAAAGAATCGTCATGGAACTCAGGCAGCTGCGGTATTTCCTCGTCGTCGCGGACGAACTTCACTTTGGCCGGGCTGCCGAGCGGTTGCACCTGACCCAGCCACCCTTGACGGTAGCGATCCGCAGGCTGGAGAAAGAACTTGGCGTCCAGCTGTTTGACCGCACCACCCGGAAGGTCACGCTGACCGCGGCAGGGGAAGCCTTCAAGGGCCGGATCCGAGGCGCGGTGACTGAACTCGACGAGGCCGCAGGCGACGTCGCCAGTGTGGCCGCCGGGCTCAGCGGCCGGCTGCGGGTGGGGTTCGTCAGTTCCGCCAGCTACACCACCATCCCCGAAGCCATCGGCGCTTTCCGGAAACGCCGGCCCCGGGTGGAGTTGGTCCTGAGCCCGCTCACCAGCGGGGAACAGATCGAACAACTGCTCGACGGCGAACTGGACCTTGGCCTCGTTCGCGACCCGGGCGACGTGCCCGGCTTGACCATGGAGTTGGTCGCTGCCGAGGACCTCGTTGCCGTCCTGCCCGAAGCCCACCCCTTGGCAACACGTACCGAAATCCGCCCGCAGGACCTGAAAGGAGAGCCGATGATCCTTTTTCCCTACCGGCTCATGCCGGGCTTCGTCGCCCGCGTCCTGGGTCTGTTCGACCAAGTGGGAACGCCTCCGCGGGTAGTGCAGCAGGCCATCCACCAGGAAACAGTCCTCGGCTTGGTCGCGGCCGGACTCGGACTTTCGATCCTGCCCTCATCCGTCCGCCGCTTCCAGATGCCCGGCCTCATGACCAGGCCCATCACGGGACACCCGCAGACCGCCCTCTACACTGTACGGGGCGGCAGCCCATCACCCGCCGCATACGAATTCCTTGCCTGCCTGCGGGGGCCTGATCGCGGCTAA
- a CDS encoding GntR family transcriptional regulator: MGKRDRSARDGAYELLREQILTMVLAPGSKVDEQTLAAEIGASRTPVREALAQLAIEGLIDSGERGGYHVSNIDLTACREMLEAQMMVARASTHLLIARIDQAGLGLLREATEAVDNAVHIGDPALIARRNAELHTLESRLGGNRYVTGLSEQIYTHSQRLAYMSFRGEGEPSAHLADHYRNVCADHWDYLKAVEARDLKAAEDVATRHVHLFQSRIVSFFTQNDLAEMNFSGLISEDSNAVR; encoded by the coding sequence GTGGGCAAGCGCGATAGAAGTGCCCGTGACGGCGCCTACGAATTGCTGCGCGAGCAGATCCTTACCATGGTCCTGGCTCCAGGAAGCAAGGTTGACGAACAAACGCTGGCTGCCGAAATCGGAGCCAGTCGGACGCCGGTGCGGGAAGCGTTGGCACAACTTGCGATCGAAGGTCTCATCGACTCAGGCGAGCGTGGCGGGTACCACGTCAGCAACATCGATCTCACCGCATGCAGGGAGATGCTGGAAGCACAGATGATGGTGGCCCGCGCATCAACACACCTGCTGATCGCCCGCATTGATCAAGCCGGCCTTGGGCTACTCAGGGAGGCGACGGAGGCAGTCGACAATGCGGTCCATATCGGCGACCCGGCATTGATCGCAAGACGGAACGCCGAGCTTCATACTTTGGAAAGCCGTTTAGGCGGCAACCGCTACGTCACCGGGCTCTCTGAGCAGATCTATACCCACTCCCAGCGGCTCGCCTACATGAGTTTCAGGGGGGAAGGGGAACCCTCAGCACATTTGGCGGACCACTACCGCAACGTGTGCGCCGATCACTGGGACTACCTCAAAGCAGTAGAAGCCCGTGACCTGAAGGCAGCGGAAGACGTCGCCACGCGCCATGTCCATTTGTTCCAGTCACGGATCGTTTCCTTCTTCACCCAAAATGATCTGGCAGAAATGAACTTTTCGGGCCTGATCTCCGAGGACTCCAACGCCGTTCGCTAG
- a CDS encoding MFS transporter — translation MGNDNGVEESSALRSNRRKAIGAAGIGWGLDGFTWTMYGFALTAALPALGITAGMSGWITAVSIVASALGGLIFGNLADRYGRVRVLCWVIVGYSVFTALTATSQDGVQFMIWRILEGLTFGGEWAVGAALVAEYARPERRGRALAFVQSCYAIGWALSTVGYLVIFSVAPAELAWRFLFLVGILPALFAFVIRRTTHDAVPVTAKTVQERPRVSELFAPGQVKLTVFATLLGVGVQAIYYSVFIFLPTYLRDERGLSVVGTATYTWIAIVGSFLGYLASGVLLDWWGRRPTFLFFFLGSAGSVAIFVLTPLAGPEIGVPVIFLLGFFASGQAGGTGAYLSELFPTRIRATGQAFSYNLGRALAAFGPLTVGIAAASIGWGNAILLIASCGVVIGCIALAVLPETKNRKLVNLDNEKTPHTVRG, via the coding sequence TTGGGAAACGACAATGGCGTTGAAGAGTCCTCGGCGCTTCGGAGCAATCGGCGCAAGGCAATAGGGGCGGCAGGCATCGGGTGGGGATTGGACGGGTTCACCTGGACGATGTACGGGTTTGCCTTGACCGCAGCCCTTCCGGCTCTTGGAATTACGGCCGGGATGTCCGGATGGATCACTGCAGTGAGCATCGTTGCCTCTGCCTTGGGCGGATTGATTTTTGGCAACCTTGCAGACAGGTATGGGCGGGTGCGCGTGCTCTGCTGGGTGATTGTCGGTTACAGCGTGTTCACTGCGCTGACGGCCACTTCACAGGATGGAGTCCAGTTCATGATCTGGCGCATCCTTGAGGGATTGACCTTCGGCGGGGAATGGGCAGTTGGTGCAGCCCTTGTCGCGGAGTATGCCCGTCCTGAACGCCGGGGGCGCGCGTTGGCGTTCGTGCAGAGCTGCTACGCAATCGGTTGGGCACTGTCGACTGTCGGGTACCTCGTGATCTTCTCGGTCGCACCGGCCGAGCTGGCGTGGAGGTTCTTGTTCCTTGTCGGCATCTTGCCTGCCCTCTTCGCGTTTGTGATTCGCCGTACCACCCACGATGCCGTACCGGTGACAGCGAAGACTGTCCAGGAACGCCCAAGGGTGTCCGAACTCTTCGCCCCCGGACAGGTCAAGCTGACGGTATTCGCAACACTATTGGGTGTTGGAGTGCAGGCCATCTACTACTCGGTCTTTATCTTCCTGCCCACCTATCTGCGGGATGAACGGGGACTGAGCGTTGTGGGTACGGCCACGTACACCTGGATTGCCATTGTTGGCTCGTTCCTTGGCTACCTCGCCTCCGGCGTGCTGCTGGACTGGTGGGGCCGGCGTCCCACCTTCCTGTTCTTCTTCCTGGGCTCGGCGGGCAGTGTCGCAATCTTTGTGCTGACGCCCTTGGCCGGCCCCGAAATCGGGGTCCCCGTCATCTTCTTGCTGGGCTTTTTTGCCTCTGGCCAGGCAGGCGGGACCGGAGCATACCTTTCGGAACTTTTCCCAACCCGTATCCGGGCTACCGGGCAGGCATTCTCCTACAACCTGGGTCGGGCCTTGGCTGCCTTCGGCCCCCTGACCGTCGGTATTGCCGCGGCATCCATTGGCTGGGGCAACGCCATCTTGCTGATCGCTTCCTGCGGTGTGGTCATCGGGTGCATTGCCTTGGCGGTATTGCCCGAAACCAAAAACCGAAAGCTCGTAAATCTCGATAACGAAAAAACGCCGCACACCGTTCGCGGCTAG
- a CDS encoding hydantoinase/oxoprolinase family protein produces MTTGLQSDLQVAVDTGGTFTDVAVRRSDGSLFVWKVPSTPDSPDEAVVHGITSAIQEIHADESSITRFVHGTTVATNTVITRTGAKVGLVTTRGFRDLLAIGHQSRPLLYDQHVHRATSLVPTEFIAEVDERIDFTGAILSPLKEEDLRAAADKLKAADLDVVVVSFLSSYVNSEHEQRAVQFLLDAKAAPAIFAASAVSAEIREYERTSTAVINGYVQPKISGYVKRLEKSVAAAGVPAKMWIMQSNGGLLSPQTAAEHSARTVLSGLAGGVVGAANWARQLGLDRVVSFDIGGTSTDIALIRDGKPDETFAGEIDSMPLRLPSVDVHTIGAGGGSIAWLDSGGGLRVGPQSAGAVPGPICYSRGGTELTVTDAHVVLGRLGTSLLGGRFAMDIEAARKRMESWGEAVGLSAEDTAEGIIRVINTTMARGVRKVSVERGVDVRSCHLMAFGGAGPLHGTDLLRELGMTSAVIPPIAGIASAVGMLDAPERHDYSVAVHLDESDSMDSVDRAFSKLEEQALSVSPQADCRRWVDARYVGQSYELTIPYVGDWAGQRAAFDHAHAERYGFSDVGAAVELVVARVVSTNGAPTPSVSAQSLNRAAGIPQPVEHRDVYIDGAWRRTPIYERADFGPGATLDGPLIINQFDTTVFVRPDQTCTSDEFGFLHLIMKGQQ; encoded by the coding sequence ATGACGACAGGTTTACAGTCGGATCTCCAGGTCGCGGTCGACACGGGAGGAACTTTCACCGACGTAGCGGTGCGCAGGAGCGACGGGTCCCTCTTCGTGTGGAAAGTGCCCTCCACGCCGGATTCCCCGGACGAGGCAGTGGTTCACGGAATCACCAGCGCGATCCAGGAGATACACGCCGACGAATCCTCAATCACGCGCTTTGTGCACGGAACAACAGTCGCAACCAACACCGTCATCACGCGCACCGGCGCAAAGGTGGGGCTGGTGACAACACGCGGATTCCGGGACCTGCTGGCCATCGGGCATCAATCACGTCCGCTCCTTTACGATCAGCATGTACACCGGGCAACATCGTTGGTCCCCACAGAGTTCATTGCCGAGGTTGACGAACGCATTGACTTCACGGGCGCGATCCTGTCCCCGCTCAAGGAAGAGGATCTGCGCGCTGCAGCAGACAAATTGAAGGCTGCGGACTTGGATGTCGTGGTCGTCTCCTTCCTGAGTTCCTACGTCAATTCCGAGCACGAGCAACGTGCGGTGCAATTCCTGCTGGACGCAAAGGCGGCGCCCGCGATTTTTGCAGCATCGGCCGTTTCCGCGGAAATCCGTGAGTATGAACGAACCTCAACCGCCGTCATCAATGGATACGTGCAACCTAAAATTTCCGGGTACGTCAAGCGACTGGAGAAGAGCGTCGCCGCTGCCGGGGTTCCCGCGAAGATGTGGATCATGCAGTCCAACGGAGGATTGCTCAGTCCGCAAACAGCGGCAGAACACAGCGCGCGTACCGTGCTATCAGGACTTGCAGGCGGTGTGGTGGGGGCGGCCAACTGGGCCCGACAGCTCGGTCTTGACCGTGTGGTGAGCTTCGATATCGGAGGGACCAGCACTGATATTGCTCTGATCCGGGACGGCAAACCCGACGAGACTTTCGCTGGCGAAATTGATTCGATGCCCTTGCGGTTGCCCTCGGTGGACGTCCATACCATTGGCGCCGGCGGCGGTTCGATCGCCTGGCTGGATTCCGGCGGGGGACTGCGCGTAGGTCCGCAGAGTGCAGGCGCTGTTCCCGGCCCCATATGCTACAGCCGCGGTGGCACCGAACTAACGGTTACTGACGCCCACGTAGTGCTCGGCAGGCTTGGTACCTCCTTGCTCGGAGGACGGTTCGCCATGGATATCGAGGCGGCTCGGAAACGGATGGAGTCCTGGGGAGAGGCGGTTGGCCTGAGCGCCGAAGATACGGCGGAAGGCATCATCCGCGTCATCAATACCACGATGGCACGCGGTGTGCGCAAGGTGAGCGTTGAACGGGGAGTTGACGTCCGTTCCTGTCACCTCATGGCATTCGGAGGTGCAGGCCCACTGCACGGTACTGACCTGCTGCGTGAACTGGGCATGACATCGGCCGTCATTCCGCCGATCGCCGGGATTGCCTCGGCCGTGGGCATGCTGGATGCTCCCGAAAGACACGATTACTCCGTTGCTGTCCATCTTGACGAATCCGATTCAATGGACTCGGTCGATAGAGCCTTCTCGAAACTCGAGGAACAGGCCCTCTCCGTATCCCCTCAGGCGGATTGCCGACGTTGGGTTGACGCCCGCTACGTAGGGCAGAGCTACGAATTGACCATCCCGTACGTCGGGGACTGGGCCGGACAACGCGCTGCCTTCGACCACGCTCACGCCGAGCGTTACGGCTTCAGTGACGTCGGGGCGGCAGTGGAACTCGTGGTGGCCCGTGTTGTCTCCACCAATGGTGCTCCAACCCCAAGTGTTTCCGCCCAGTCATTGAACCGGGCAGCCGGCATTCCGCAGCCTGTAGAACACCGCGACGTCTACATAGACGGTGCCTGGCGTCGCACGCCGATCTATGAGCGCGCCGACTTCGGCCCAGGCGCTACGCTCGATGGCCCACTGATCATCAACCAATTCGATACCACGGTCTTCGTTCGCCCCGATCAAACATGCACGAGCGACGAGTTTGGATTCCTCCACTTGATCATGAAAGGACAGCAATGA
- a CDS encoding hydantoinase B/oxoprolinase family protein: MSIQTLRELNAVELEIARNRLESISEEVGMGLIRTSYSPNIKDRRDCSAGIYGPDGELISQAEHIPLHLGLMPTLIRRALEEYGRERLVPGDVLITNNPYLGGSHLPDICVITPIFRAGEVVAHVANMAHHVDVGGATPGSMSTHSTEIFQEGIRIPPMRLFAAGTLQEEVLALLLMNMRTADKTRGDLMAQVAANRLGERRVGELVDEWGVEGFRDSWTALIDYSERRTRAAIANLPDGTGRFTDYLEHNGVRPDRLPIVAEVTVSGDEITVDFSESADHAAGAVNCSYAVAEACVAYAVKLLADPTLPSNAGLMAPITVNTRPGSLVAAEFPAPVANGNTQTSQRIVDAVLGAFHTFSHGIVPAASSGSMSIVTIGGIDHRTGGYFSYVETYGGGQGAMPDMDGASAVHTHMTNTRNTPCEVIEREYPLRVLTYEIAHGTGGAGRFTGGNGLVRQLALTGGSASVVAATARVAEGPWGLEGGSAGHPARVVRHDENGSHELEAMSRFELTAGQSILIQTAGGGGYGLPGSPAA; encoded by the coding sequence ATGAGTATCCAGACATTGAGAGAGCTCAACGCCGTAGAACTGGAGATTGCCCGCAATCGGTTGGAGTCGATTTCCGAAGAAGTGGGCATGGGACTGATTCGAACCTCCTACTCACCGAATATCAAGGATCGCCGGGACTGCTCCGCTGGCATCTATGGGCCCGACGGGGAACTGATCTCCCAAGCTGAGCACATCCCGCTGCACTTGGGCCTTATGCCCACTCTCATCCGGCGTGCGCTGGAAGAATACGGTCGTGAGCGACTTGTACCCGGGGATGTCCTGATCACCAACAACCCGTACCTTGGCGGATCCCATCTGCCCGACATCTGCGTGATCACGCCGATCTTCCGTGCGGGGGAGGTAGTTGCCCACGTCGCCAACATGGCGCACCACGTGGACGTTGGCGGAGCAACTCCTGGGTCCATGTCCACCCATTCGACGGAGATCTTCCAGGAGGGCATCAGGATTCCGCCGATGCGCCTCTTCGCCGCCGGCACTCTGCAGGAAGAGGTACTCGCTCTTCTGCTGATGAACATGCGCACTGCGGATAAGACGCGGGGGGACCTCATGGCGCAGGTCGCTGCCAACCGTCTGGGTGAACGCCGTGTGGGTGAGCTGGTTGACGAATGGGGTGTCGAAGGGTTCCGCGACTCTTGGACCGCACTCATTGACTATTCCGAACGCCGGACACGGGCCGCCATTGCCAATCTTCCTGACGGTACGGGCCGTTTCACCGATTACCTTGAACATAATGGCGTACGTCCGGACCGGTTGCCGATCGTGGCTGAGGTGACCGTATCAGGTGATGAGATCACGGTGGATTTCTCGGAATCTGCCGATCACGCCGCAGGAGCGGTGAACTGTTCCTACGCTGTTGCCGAGGCATGCGTGGCTTATGCGGTGAAGCTGTTGGCCGATCCGACGCTGCCCTCAAACGCCGGCCTTATGGCACCCATCACCGTCAATACCCGTCCCGGCAGCCTCGTCGCTGCAGAGTTCCCGGCACCGGTCGCCAACGGCAACACCCAGACTTCGCAACGCATAGTAGATGCCGTGCTTGGCGCCTTCCATACGTTCTCTCACGGCATCGTGCCCGCAGCCTCGAGCGGCAGCATGAGCATTGTGACCATCGGCGGAATTGACCACCGCACAGGAGGCTACTTCTCTTATGTGGAGACCTACGGCGGCGGACAAGGGGCCATGCCGGACATGGATGGCGCATCGGCCGTGCATACGCACATGACCAACACCCGGAACACGCCTTGTGAAGTGATTGAACGTGAATACCCGCTGCGGGTCCTCACGTACGAAATCGCGCACGGCACCGGTGGCGCCGGGCGCTTCACCGGCGGTAACGGTTTGGTCCGCCAACTCGCCCTGACCGGCGGATCGGCCTCGGTGGTTGCGGCCACCGCGCGCGTGGCCGAAGGGCCGTGGGGGCTTGAAGGAGGTTCCGCTGGCCACCCGGCACGCGTGGTACGCCACGATGAGAATGGCTCCCATGAGCTGGAAGCAATGAGTCGTTTTGAGCTGACCGCAGGGCAGAGCATTCTCATCCAGACGGCTGGCGGTGGGGGTTACGGTCTGCCAGGCTCACCGGCCGCTTGA
- a CDS encoding DUF3592 domain-containing protein: protein MTSTRAMFKKPKSVLRRVVNVLLAAVLMLAGPAVMITSYQQVHADEELARTGVHVTGTITYFSDARKASNRDITVEFVAADGVNRYAHAPLDHEQHPYIGEQVTVSYREQQPDQAVVLGY from the coding sequence GTGACCAGTACGCGAGCCATGTTCAAAAAGCCCAAGTCCGTCCTGCGCCGCGTAGTGAATGTGTTGCTCGCCGCCGTGCTGATGCTGGCGGGGCCCGCCGTGATGATCACCAGCTATCAGCAAGTCCACGCCGACGAAGAGCTCGCCCGCACCGGCGTCCACGTCACCGGGACCATCACCTATTTCAGCGACGCCAGGAAGGCGTCGAACCGGGACATCACGGTGGAATTCGTGGCGGCCGACGGCGTGAACCGCTACGCCCATGCCCCCTTGGATCATGAGCAGCACCCGTACATTGGCGAGCAGGTTACCGTCTCCTATCGCGAACAACAACCAGATCAGGCAGTTGTGCTCGGCTATTGA